GCCGTCTATCTCAAATGGCTGCCCGCGCTCGCCTTCGCCAATGAGATCCACTCTTTCTCCCAGATGCTGCGTGTCTTCGCGATGCCGGTCATCACGCTGAGCTTCGTGATATCGGCACAGATGATCCGCATGACCCGAGCCGCCGTCATCGAGACGCTGAACACGCCTTATGTCGAAATGGCGCTCCTGAAAGGCGCCTCGCGCCCGCGCATGGTCCTGAAGCACGCCCTGCCGAATGCGCTCGGCCCGATCGTCAATGCCGTGGCGCTTTCGCTCTCCTACCTGCTCGGCGGCGTCATCATCGTCGAAACCATCTTCAACTATCCCGGCATCGCCAAGCTGATGGTGGACGCGGTCGCAACGCGAGATCTGCCGCTCATTCAGACCTGCGCCATGATTTTCTGCCTGGTCTATCTGCTGCTGATCACCATTGCCGACATCATCGCCATCATGTCCAATCCGAGGCTGCGCTGACCATGGCTCTTACCGCACTCACACCTCGCCGGTTCGGTTTCCGATTCAATGTCGTCGGTATGCTCGGCCTTGCCGTCATCCTTGCCTGGGCATTGGTCGCCATCTTCGCGCCGCTGCTGACGCCTTACCCGATCGGCGACATCGTCGATTTCGATTATTTCGGGCCGATGTCGGCCAAGTTCTGGCTCGGCACCGATTATCTAGGCCGGGACATCTTCTCCCGCATCCTCATGGGCGCGCGCTACACCGTCGGCATTTCGCTTGCCGCCGTCTGCATTGCCTGCTTCGTCGGTGTCGCGCTCGGCATGATCGCAGCGGTGATCGGCGGCTGGTTCGACAGCGTGCTCAGCCGCTTTCTCGACGCGCTGAACTCCATCCCGAGCAAGCTGTTCGGCCTTGTGGTCGTCGCCGGCGTCGGATCGTCGATCCCGGTGCTGATCATGACGCTCGCCGTCATCTATACGCCCGGCGCCTATCGCTTCTCGCGGGCGCTCTCGGTCAATATCAACACCATGGATTTCATCACGGTTGCCCGCGCCCGCGGTGAAGGGGCGCTCTATCTCATCCGCTCGGAAATCCTGCCCAACATCCTTGGGCCTGTGATGGCCGATCTCGGCCTGCGCTTCGTCTTCATCGTGCTGCTTCTGTCGGGGCTCTCCTTCCTCGGCCTCGGCGTGCAGCCGCCGAATGCGGACTGGGGTGCGCTGGTGCGCGAAAACATCGGCGGCTTGCCCTTCGGCGCGCCGGCGGTGATGTTCCCGAGCATTGCGATCGCCAGCCTGACGATCAGCGTCAACCTGCTGATCGACAACCTCCCCCAGAAGATTCGAGACCGGAGCAATTGATGGCCAAACTCGTCGACATTCGCGACCTGAAGGTCGAGGCCAAGACGGATGCGGGCCGCCAGGTCGACATCATCCGCGGCGTCAGCTTCGATATACAGGAGGGGGAAATCGTCGCCCTGATCGGCGAAAGCGGCTCGGGCAAGACGACGATCGCGTTGACCCTGATGGGGTATACCCGGCAAGGCTGTCGCATCAGCGGCGGCCAGGTCCTGCTCGCCGGCAAGGACATGGCAAGCCTGCCCGAAAAGGCCAGAGCGCGCATTCGCGGAACCGAGGTCGCCTATGTCCCGCAAAGTGCTGCGGCAGCTTTCAATCCGGCGCAGACGATCATGGAGCAGGTGATCGAAATCACCCGCATCCACGGCCTGATGCCGGCCGAGGAGGCAAAGACCCGCGCCGTCGAGCTCTTCAAGGCGCTGAGCCTGCCGAACCCGGACACGATCGGTTCGCGCTATCCGCATCAGGTGTCCGGAGGCCAGTTGCAGCGGCTTTCAGCCGCGATGGCACTGATCGGCAATCCGAAACTTATGATTTTCGACGAGCCGACGACGGCGCTCGACGTCACCACGCAGATCGAGGTTCTCAGAGCTTTCAAATCGGTGATGAAAAAGGGCGGCATCGCCGGCGTCTATGTGTCTCACGACCTCGCCGTCGTGGCGCAGGTCGCCGACCGCATCGTTGTTCTGAAGGGCGGGGAAGTCCAGGAAATCGGCAAGACGGAGCAGATCCTCTCTGCGCCCTCGCATCCCTATACACGCCAGTTGCTGGGTGCTTTCGAACCCAAGCTCTATGCCTCTCCGGTATCGAAGGAGCCAGAAAAGATACCGGCCCTGCTGGAGGTTACCAACGTGGTGGCGGGCTATGGCCCTATCCGGCCGGACGGTCTGCCGGCAGCGACCGCACTCAGATCCGTGAGCCTCAGGCTCGAAGCCGGCCGTAACCTCGGCGTCATCGGCGAATCCGGCTGCGGAAAATCGACGCTTGCCCGCGTCATAGCCGGCATCCTGCCACCGGTTTCCGGAAACATCGTCTTCAACGGGAAACAGCTTGCAGCCGATGCCCGCAATCGCCAGCGCGAAGAGCTGCAAAAGCTGCAGATCGTCTTTCAATTTGCCGATACGGCGCTCAATCCCGCCAAGTCGATCGGTGAAATACTCGGGCGTCCGCTTGCCTTCTATCACAATCTCGGCCGCAGGGAGCGCGAGGCGCGCATCGATCAGCTACTCGACATGGTCCACCTGCCCAAGGCTCTCAAGCATCGGCGCGCGCCGGAACTCTCCGGCGGCCAAAAGCAGCGCATCAACCTCGCGCGCGCACTTGCCGCCGAGCCGAAGCTCATCCTCTGCGACGAGATTACATCAGCCCTCGACACGGTCGTTGCGGCCGCCATCCTCGATCTCCTCAAGGAGCTGCAACGCGAACTCGGCCTCTCCTACGTCTTCATCAGCCACGATCTATCGACCGTGCAGGCGATCTGCGATGAGATTGCGGTGATGTATGCAGGCGAGAAGATCGAGCAACTCGCATCCGCCGATCTCGCCGGCGGCGCCAAACACCCCTATTCCAAACTGCTCTTCTCCTCCGTGCCGAAGCTCAGCACCGGCTGGCTGGACAGCCTGGAACAAAATCCTGAGCTGGTGGGCGCCTTTGCGAAACGCTGAGCTGCCGTCCGGCGAATAGACAGCAGCGAAGACGGCTCAGACCGGAAACAGGCTGGTGAGCGGCATATGCGCTTTGACGATCGGCGATTTCAGCACGACGAAGCTGAAATATTTGTCGATGCCGATTTCCATGTCGATCAGCCGTTCCATGGTCGTCTGGTATTCGGCAATTCCGGCGGTCACGAACTTCACCAGATAGTCATAGCCGCCGGAGACGAGATGGCACTCCACCACCGAGTCCACCTTCTCGACCGCCGCCAGAAATCGGGCAAAATCGATCTGGCGATGGTTCTTGAGCGTAACCTCGGTGAACACGGTGAGCGTCTGCCCAAGCTTGGCGATGTTGATCTGTGCCGAATAGCCGACGATGTATCCTTCCGCCTGTAATTTCTTGACCCGCATCAGGCAGGGGCTGGGAGAGAGGTTGACGAGTTCGGCCAGTTCCACATTGGTGATGCGGCCGTTCTTCTGCAATTCGTAGAGGATCTTGATGTCGATCCGGTCGAGTTTCATCGGCGCGCTCCAATTTCGCGGGCGGCATGGCGCCGCCGCCTTGCGGAATAATCTTTTGTCATCTTATGCGGAAAGCCTTACTTAGCAAGCGGAATTCAACCCGTTCGCGCCAATATAACTTCGTAAAATCCGCACCTTAGCACAAGTATTCGCCATAGCTGCATGCGACCGAAGGAAATGCTGTCTGACGGCGATCTGCAGCATTTGCGCTGGGAAACCTCGACTAAAATGCTCGCCTGTAAACCGGAGAGTGCCATGCCCGCCCCCCTTCTGCACATCGCAACCAGCCCTGCCCTGCCCGACGAGGCTGATGTCGTGGTGATCGGCGGCGGCATCGTCGGAAGCTTTGCCGCCTACTATCTCGCGCGGCGGGGCTTGAAGGTCGCGCTTCTGGAAAAGGGGCGGATCGGCGCCGAGCAGTCCAGCCGAAACTGGGGATGGTGCCGGCAGCAGAACCGGGATGCCCGCGAACTGCCGATGGCAACCAAGAGCCTGGCTCTTTGGGAGGACTTCGGCAATGACAGTGGAGAGGACACAGGATTCAGCCGTTGCGGCCTGCTCTATCTGAGCAATGACGATGCGGAACTCGCCGGCTGGGCGCGCTGGGGTGAGTTTGCCCGCGGCGTCGGCGTCACCACCCATATGCTGGACCAAAAGCAGGCAAGCGAATTCGGCTCGGCGACCGGCCGGCGCTGGAAGGGCGGCGTCTTCTCGCCGACTGACGGCACTGCCGATCCGTCTCGCGCTGCCCCTGTGGTCGCCCGTGCCATCATGGCGCTCGGCGGCAGCGTTCATCAGATGTGCGCCGCTCGCGGCCTCGAGACCAAAGCCGGCCATGTCAGTGCCGTGGTGACCGAGGCCGGCATAATCCGCACCCGCGCGGCGGTGATGGCCGGCGGCGCCTGGGCATCGTCCTTTTGCCGGCAGCTCGGCATTCGCTTTCCACAAGCGTCGATCCGCGCTTCGATCCTCTCGGTCGCGCCCGGTGCCGAGGGTTTGCCGGCGGCGCTGCACACTGCCGCGGTCTCGGCCACGCGCAGAGGTGACGGTGGCTACACGCTTGCGATCAGCGGCCGCGCCCGCATAGATCCGACATTGCAGCAGTTTCGTTTCGCCCGCCATTTCGTGCCGATGTTCGCCAAGCGCTGGCGCAGCCTCGCTCCCGGCTGTCTCGAAGGTGTAAAGAGCGGGCATGAAACCCTGTCGCGCTGGCGGCTCGACCGCCCGACACCGATGGAGCAGAACCGCATTCTCGATCCTCGTCCGGATCGCAAGCAGATCGAATTGACCCTAGAGCGGGCGCGGACATTGCTTCCAGCGCTTGCCCAAACGCCCGTCTCCGCCGCGTGGGCCGGGTATATCGACAGCACGCCCGACGGCGTGCCGGCAATCGGCGAAATTCCGGCACTCCCCGGATTGATCCTGGCGGCAGGCTTCAGCGGCCACGGGTTCGGAATCGGCCCGGGGGCGGGTCATCTCGTCGCCGATCTCGTCACGGGCGCGAAACCGATCGTCGATCCGAAACCGTATCATCCGGATCGGCTGAATGGCTCGGTCTGGGGCGCGGTCGCGGAATTTTGACGGCTTCACAGGTGGCCCGACCGCGCGTAATATAGCCAGTCGCCAGCACCGGAATTGTGCTTGCAAACACCATCGCCGAAAATCTGGACGCCAGTAGCCTTAAGTCCGGCTGTCCAACGATTGATGCCCTTGACAGGGCGTCATCGGAAGCAGCCCGCTTTGCAAAGCCATGTTTACTTGCGCAGCTTTTTCGTGCGGAGATGGAACTTTTTGATCTCACTCGTGGAACCGACCGACAAAACCATCGTTTGCCTAACTTCACCTGAAAGACAAAGGAGGATCAGAATGAGCGCTCTCGCATGGAAGGCACCCGTCTCCGTCATTGTCAGCAGTGGGAAACAGAAGGTCGTCAAGAGTCCGGCCGAAGCTGTGGGGTGTCTGGAAAGAGAATGGCCGATTGCCGATGGCGTCTTTCTAAGGGAAGCTAAGAAGGTCTGCAGCGCCGCCCTCGAGCACGAATGTACGGCGAGCGAGGCGCGTGACGCCTTTGAAATGGCCTCGATCGAGGCGCTTCTGGCCCGTCGCTGAGGTTATTTGCCGATCGCTCCCGTGCCGCGTGTAACGCGGAGCACGGCAACCTGTTTTACGCTTCATCGACATCTCTCCCTCACAGCCCGAGCTTTGGCCGCCTCAGGCCGAGCCCTGCCTTGTCTGCCGCGCAGCCGGGCATCGGCATGCCTGGTTCTCAGGAAGCATACCCTGCGATTTAGCCCCTTACATGTAGGAGAACGGGTCGTGCTGCTTTCCGCGGAATGCTTTTTGCAAGGTTACCAAGGTCTTTATGTTTCGGAGGTAATGCGTTTTGAAACGAAACACCTTGCGGCCCTTCTCCGCCGTGACGCTCGTGATGGGAGGCACGGAGGGATATCGGCGGGTCAATTCGGTACAGGATGCGGCTGAGACGCTGCTGGAACATTGGCCGATTGAAGATGGCGAAGAATATGTGACCGCCGTACGGACATGCCTTGATGCGATGATGGGTGTGGTCTGCGCGGAAGCCGCCCGAGAAGCATTCATCAAGGCGGCGGAAGAAGCCGGCGTAGCTTTGCTGCAGTAAGAGACCCCCAAGCCGCTCCTCATCTGGTGCGAGCGGCCGGCTGCATCGCACGCGGCCATGGTCCGACGCGCGAATTGTCGCAACACAGACAAGTCGCGGAACTTAAATGCTTCTTCTTGGTTTCATGCCAGTGGGACGCTTTCCCCGCAGCTCACGGTGTACCACGCCGGCCACTGGAGCGTGAGCCCGCCGCGATTACCGACTCCCGGTCTGCGGCGGGCTTTTGTTCACGGCCATCGGCTCTTACGCAAGTCGCCACCGGGCTCCACGACAAGCCGCCATCTCATTCGCAGACCTTTATTCGCTTCAGGGCTGCCGTAATGCCTGAAAGCGAATAGGAATAACTCGTCGCTGTCCCGCGCCGCGATGTGGCTTGCAGGCTAAGTTCGCTGCCCGATTTCATCGCATCCACCATCGTGGGCTCTTTTGATTGATCTTCGACCCAGCCGTGCCGGTCCTTCGTAAACATGGTAAAAGTGGCGTCCCCGATCGTGGCTTGCATCGGCGCTCCCTGCTTCAGATCATACCCCATGGCGGCTTCCGGCATATATGCCTTGCCGTCGGGCCCTCGCGCGACGATGAAGTAGTTGTTCCCGTGGTCAACCGTCGACGGTGCCTGGCTGGTCGGGGTCGATAGGACATAGCAGCTCACCTCTCCTCCGGACCGATAGGAATAGGCGCCCCAAGCGTCAAATTGCCCGATACGG
The nucleotide sequence above comes from Rhizobium sp. CB3090. Encoded proteins:
- a CDS encoding ABC transporter permease, which gives rise to MNRHVLSLVLGRVIVALITLLIVSFTVFAATEMLPGDVAQILLGQAATPEAVAGLRAAMHLNDPAILRFVRWLAGLATGDLGISYANNMPIADLIGARLGNSLKLAAATTLFSVPIALTLGITAAMLRGSLYDRIVTVISIGVISVPEFMVATSAVLIFAVYLKWLPALAFANEIHSFSQMLRVFAMPVITLSFVISAQMIRMTRAAVIETLNTPYVEMALLKGASRPRMVLKHALPNALGPIVNAVALSLSYLLGGVIIVETIFNYPGIAKLMVDAVATRDLPLIQTCAMIFCLVYLLLITIADIIAIMSNPRLR
- a CDS encoding ABC transporter permease; this encodes MALTALTPRRFGFRFNVVGMLGLAVILAWALVAIFAPLLTPYPIGDIVDFDYFGPMSAKFWLGTDYLGRDIFSRILMGARYTVGISLAAVCIACFVGVALGMIAAVIGGWFDSVLSRFLDALNSIPSKLFGLVVVAGVGSSIPVLIMTLAVIYTPGAYRFSRALSVNINTMDFITVARARGEGALYLIRSEILPNILGPVMADLGLRFVFIVLLLSGLSFLGLGVQPPNADWGALVRENIGGLPFGAPAVMFPSIAIASLTISVNLLIDNLPQKIRDRSN
- a CDS encoding ABC transporter ATP-binding protein, whose protein sequence is MAKLVDIRDLKVEAKTDAGRQVDIIRGVSFDIQEGEIVALIGESGSGKTTIALTLMGYTRQGCRISGGQVLLAGKDMASLPEKARARIRGTEVAYVPQSAAAAFNPAQTIMEQVIEITRIHGLMPAEEAKTRAVELFKALSLPNPDTIGSRYPHQVSGGQLQRLSAAMALIGNPKLMIFDEPTTALDVTTQIEVLRAFKSVMKKGGIAGVYVSHDLAVVAQVADRIVVLKGGEVQEIGKTEQILSAPSHPYTRQLLGAFEPKLYASPVSKEPEKIPALLEVTNVVAGYGPIRPDGLPAATALRSVSLRLEAGRNLGVIGESGCGKSTLARVIAGILPPVSGNIVFNGKQLAADARNRQREELQKLQIVFQFADTALNPAKSIGEILGRPLAFYHNLGRREREARIDQLLDMVHLPKALKHRRAPELSGGQKQRINLARALAAEPKLILCDEITSALDTVVAAAILDLLKELQRELGLSYVFISHDLSTVQAICDEIAVMYAGEKIEQLASADLAGGAKHPYSKLLFSSVPKLSTGWLDSLEQNPELVGAFAKR
- a CDS encoding Lrp/AsnC family transcriptional regulator — encoded protein: MKLDRIDIKILYELQKNGRITNVELAELVNLSPSPCLMRVKKLQAEGYIVGYSAQINIAKLGQTLTVFTEVTLKNHRQIDFARFLAAVEKVDSVVECHLVSGGYDYLVKFVTAGIAEYQTTMERLIDMEIGIDKYFSFVVLKSPIVKAHMPLTSLFPV
- a CDS encoding FAD-binding oxidoreductase, with the protein product MPAPLLHIATSPALPDEADVVVIGGGIVGSFAAYYLARRGLKVALLEKGRIGAEQSSRNWGWCRQQNRDARELPMATKSLALWEDFGNDSGEDTGFSRCGLLYLSNDDAELAGWARWGEFARGVGVTTHMLDQKQASEFGSATGRRWKGGVFSPTDGTADPSRAAPVVARAIMALGGSVHQMCAARGLETKAGHVSAVVTEAGIIRTRAAVMAGGAWASSFCRQLGIRFPQASIRASILSVAPGAEGLPAALHTAAVSATRRGDGGYTLAISGRARIDPTLQQFRFARHFVPMFAKRWRSLAPGCLEGVKSGHETLSRWRLDRPTPMEQNRILDPRPDRKQIELTLERARTLLPALAQTPVSAAWAGYIDSTPDGVPAIGEIPALPGLILAAGFSGHGFGIGPGAGHLVADLVTGAKPIVDPKPYHPDRLNGSVWGAVAEF
- a CDS encoding DUF982 domain-containing protein, which encodes MSALAWKAPVSVIVSSGKQKVVKSPAEAVGCLEREWPIADGVFLREAKKVCSAALEHECTASEARDAFEMASIEALLARR
- a CDS encoding DUF982 domain-containing protein, whose translation is MKRNTLRPFSAVTLVMGGTEGYRRVNSVQDAAETLLEHWPIEDGEEYVTAVRTCLDAMMGVVCAEAAREAFIKAAEEAGVALLQ
- a CDS encoding invasion associated locus B family protein — encoded protein: MFARRLPTAFALVLFGFSTAYAEPPARIGQFDAWGAYSYRSGGEVSCYVLSTPTSQAPSTVDHGNNYFIVARGPDGKAYMPEAAMGYDLKQGAPMQATIGDATFTMFTKDRHGWVEDQSKEPTMVDAMKSGSELSLQATSRRGTATSYSYSLSGITAALKRIKVCE